Proteins encoded in a region of the Massilia sp. UMI-21 genome:
- a CDS encoding GNAT family N-acetyltransferase → MSGFPTPLLSTERLTLRPLAMQDAPDLFAVFCDPAVVRYWSAEPWTAIGSAESAIAHALAAYRDGSELRFGIELAATGALIGTVNLHHVFPQNRRCELGYALGSAHWGKGYATEALEAALDYAFHELCLNRIEADIDPRNAASAAVLERMGFRREGYMPERWFVHGEMADTVNYGLLRSYWDARGRV, encoded by the coding sequence ATGTCCGGCTTTCCCACTCCCCTCCTGAGCACGGAGCGGCTCACCCTGCGTCCCCTGGCGATGCAGGACGCCCCCGACCTGTTCGCCGTGTTCTGCGACCCGGCCGTGGTGCGCTACTGGAGCGCGGAACCGTGGACCGCGATCGGCTCTGCCGAAAGCGCCATCGCCCATGCGCTGGCTGCCTACCGCGACGGCTCGGAGCTACGTTTCGGGATCGAACTGGCGGCTACCGGCGCGCTGATCGGCACCGTCAACCTGCATCACGTCTTCCCGCAGAACCGCCGCTGCGAACTGGGCTATGCGCTCGGCAGTGCGCACTGGGGCAAGGGCTACGCCACCGAGGCGCTGGAAGCCGCGCTCGACTACGCTTTCCACGAACTGTGCCTGAACCGCATCGAAGCCGACATCGACCCGCGCAACGCCGCCTCGGCCGCCGTGCTGGAGCGGATGGGCTTTCGCCGGGAAGGCTATATGCCGGAACGCTGGTTCGTGCATGGCGAAATGGCCGACACGGTCAACTATGGGCTGCTGCGCAGCTACTGGGATGCGCGCGGCCGGGTTTGA
- a CDS encoding histidine kinase encodes MAAASINRALDFVREAVSEAGALWWGFFDWLALVEWRKLYVTWFLVFIFGISFNLSEPAVWFILLSFGVKVLAGGKRRAELTAREAAEKADVATLERRLMEAQMATLQAQVEPHFLFNTLALIGQLIETDPKEAARVHAHLIEYLRSSLPQMRTKGGGIGGTLGKQVELSRAYLAIMQARMKERLQVRFEVPDFLGSAPFPPMMLQTLIENSIKHGLEPKIAGGTITVRAHVEDATLHVDVCDDGVGIDMHADEGVGLANIRERLALLFGKDAELVIEMPPAGGACASIRLPYRMTEFD; translated from the coding sequence ATGGCCGCCGCATCGATCAACCGCGCACTCGACTTCGTGCGCGAAGCCGTCAGCGAAGCGGGCGCCCTGTGGTGGGGCTTCTTCGACTGGCTGGCCCTGGTCGAGTGGCGCAAACTGTACGTGACCTGGTTCCTGGTCTTCATCTTCGGCATCTCGTTCAACCTGAGCGAACCGGCGGTGTGGTTCATCCTGCTCTCGTTCGGCGTCAAGGTACTGGCCGGCGGCAAGCGCCGCGCCGAACTCACCGCCCGCGAAGCGGCCGAGAAGGCCGACGTGGCCACCCTCGAGCGCCGCCTGATGGAAGCGCAGATGGCCACCCTGCAGGCCCAGGTCGAACCGCACTTCCTGTTCAATACCCTGGCCCTGATCGGCCAGCTGATCGAGACCGACCCGAAGGAAGCGGCGCGCGTGCATGCGCACCTGATCGAGTACCTGCGTTCCTCGCTGCCGCAGATGCGCACCAAGGGTGGCGGCATAGGCGGCACCCTGGGCAAGCAGGTCGAACTGTCGCGCGCCTACCTGGCCATCATGCAGGCGCGCATGAAGGAACGCCTTCAAGTGCGCTTCGAGGTGCCCGATTTCCTGGGCAGCGCGCCCTTCCCGCCGATGATGCTGCAGACCCTGATCGAGAACTCGATCAAGCACGGCCTGGAACCGAAGATCGCCGGCGGCACCATCACCGTGCGCGCCCATGTGGAAGACGCCACCCTGCACGTGGACGTGTGCGACGACGGCGTCGGCATCGACATGCACGCCGACGAGGGCGTGGGCCTGGCCAACATCCGCGAGCGCCTGGCGCTGCTGTTCGGGAAGGACGCCGAGCTGGTCATCGAGATGCCCCCGGCAGGCGGCGCCTGCGCCTCGATTCGCCTGCCCTACAGGATGACGGAGTTCGACTGA